The sequence GCCGCGGCGCCAAGATTCGCTTGTTCATTGCCACCCAAACCTTTGCCGACTTTGCCGCCCGCACCGGTTCCCAGGACAAAGCCCGCCAGGTACTGGGCAACGTCAACAACCTGATTGCCCTGCGGATCATGGACAGTGAAACCCAGCAGTACATTACCGACAATCTGCCGAAGACCCGATTGAAATACATCATGCGTACCCAGGGCGTCGCCACCAGCGCCACCAATCCCAGCATGTTTTCCGGTAATGTCGGTGAACGTCTGATGGAAGAAGAAGGCGATTTGTTTGCACCCCAACTGTTGGGTCAACTGCCTGACCTGCATTATATTGCCAAGTTATCCGGCGGCCGCATTGTCAAAGGCCGCTTGCCGATACTGCGTTCGCATTTGGACAAGCGTCAAGCTTAACCATGCCACGCAACCTGCTGTTCAGTCTACTGATCTGGCTGCTGGAAATCGTGGTGGTGGCCGGTTTTGTCTCGGATGATTGGACCCGACAGTTCCAGCTGGAGGAAGACCAAAGGCTGCTGGATTATTTCGGCACTCAAAAAGCACGTGAAATCCAAGCCACCAGCCAATACTGGTTTGACCGATTATTTGTGCAAACCGGCATCCGTCCAAGCGTGTATCACTACTTCATTCCGACCGAGCATGAGCGGCAGCTATCCAAAGGCTTTGAAGACGTGGGGCGTTATGACCTGTTTCCCTTTATCCAAAGCCGACTGGATGTGTTGTGGGATACCGTGTATCAGATGATCAAGCGCTTCATCACGGCTTGTATCTGGTGTCCCTTTCTGCTGGTTGCGCTACTACCCTTTGTCATCGACGGCTTGATACGTCGCAAAATCAGCCAAACCAATTTTGATTATCCCAGCCCCATGGCACATCGCTATAGCCTGTATGCCCTCTTGGCGGCATGTTATCTGCTGTTCATAAGCTTGACCTTGCCGTTTGCAATTCCGCCGCAAGCGTTGCCGATCGGGGTGTTGATCGTGGCTTATGCCGTGCATGTGTTGTTGGCCAATACCCAAAAACGGGTGTAAGGCGGCTGATACCTGAACGAACCCATAACGTGGTTGACGCCCCGAGCCTCAGTTATCCACAAAAGCTGTGGATAACCTTGTGACAAGTCGGTGACCAATGACGCCAACCTCTTGCTATACCAAGAAAAGCGTTACACTGACCAAAGCTTGACCATTAAACCGAGCGATTTGAATTTCACCATTAGGCAGCCAAGGACCCTAACGCATGAAAACTCAGGGCTTAACCCCTCAACGGGAAGGCTTACAGCTTCCCGTCACTGTATCAGCTATGATTGAGCCGTTGTTACTGATACTAAGCGATGCTGATCAATCACCCCTGGCCGTGAAGCCGGAACACGAACTTGTCGATTATCACCTGAATCTAGGGCCGGCGATTCGCAATGCTTGGCTGTATGCCCTGGGCAATAGGCTATTACAGGATTGTGGCGAGCGCCATCCAGAAGATGAATCCGCTGTTATTATTCATGCCCTATGGAAAAAACTATGACACAACCGATTAACTTAGCCAGTGAAAGGCTATGGCGGGCTATACCGGATACCCGCCGAAAGGTGATTCTGCAATCGGTTTGGTGTAGTCAATGCCGCGGCAGTACCACCATAATCGATTATGCGGTATTAGCCAATGGCGTAGACATCCTGTTGGATGGGAAATGCCATACCTGTGGCGCCCAAGTTAGGCGTGTGCTGGATTGAATACAGAGTCAATGATGAAGAAAAGGCGATTATCATCAAATTGGCAAAGCGTTAACACTCGGCTTAGCGCTTAAATACCATGAATTTTTTTAAGCGTGCCAAAACCCGCACCATTCTGCACCGTCACCCTATTGAGCAAGCTGTCTGGCATGCCGTTACAGAAAATTTAGATGTACTGCAAGGATTAAGCGCGGTCGAAAAAGCCCACTTGCGGGAATTAAGTACATTATTTCTCCAAGAAAAAACCATTATCGGGGTCAATCTATCCATCACCGACAACATGCGCGTTACCCTAGCAGTGCACGCGTGCCTGCCGGTACTGCATTTAGGCTTGAGTCTATTATCTGGGTGGAGCGACCTACTGATTTACCCCTCAGCGTTTCATGTTGCTCGCGACGAAAAGGATGCTGATGGCATCGTCCATCATCAGGATCGTATCTTGAGTGGGGAGGCTTGGTCGAGAGGTCCGGTGATTTTGTCCTGGGAAGATATCGAATGGGACATAAAAGAGGGTCATCACGGTCACAGCGTGATTATTCATGAGATAGCCCACAAGCTGGATATATTGAATGGCAGTTGTAATGGCATGCCACCTTTACATGTTGCTATGTCGATTCCGGATTGGACTCAAACACTCAGCGCAGCCTACCAACAGCTGGAGCAAAGTCTGATGAATGAGCGCCCAACGACAGTGAATTCCTATGCAGCTAGCAGTCCAGCCGAATTCTTTGCTGTATTCAGTGAATACTTTTTCACTGCACCGCAAGTAATATACATGCATTTTTCAGACGTTTACGAACAACTGCAACTTTACTACCGACAAGATCCCCTGAACCGACGCCAGTCAGATATGTAATATCCAGTTGCTATGTCTTGGGAGGCGCGGGAAAAAGTTTAAATGGTTCGGTATAGCTTCCGTTTTTGTGTCTCTACAAAGTTAGCTTTTTGGATATTGACGCAAAGCTGACGCACAATTCACTTGAGGTTAGTCTAGGCTGATCGTGTCAACTCGGCCAAAACCGGCTGTTAGCGATGCCGGCGTAATTTTTCGTCGCTAAATTCAACGAATGGCAGCTTTGCGGCGAGCTACCTTGAGTCCTCTTTGACTTGACCCGGCCATAACCGGCCGTTGAGGATGCTGGCGAAATTTTCGATACCTAAGTTGAGCGAATGACAGCTTTTCGGCAAGCAACTTTGCATTCTCTTTGGCTCGACTCGGGCTTAAACAGTCGATCGATTTTTCCAAAGCTGACGTCGAAAACAAAAAAACGGACGTTTAGTTGACGAATGTTCAAGGACATCGGATGTCAATCAGCTTCGATAAATTCCCAGATTTTTTACTCAAATGGCGCTCACAATTTTTCAGTTTAGTATTGCAACTTATCTTCTTATTGAGGATGAGATTGGTTACGGTGTTGATGTCGGCACTGTTGCGTATTCCAGAGATGGTTATCAAGGAGATTGGGTGTTATTTGCTGGCCTATAATCTGATCCGCTTGCTGATTATGCAAGCTGCCATCCTGGCCGGTATTCTACCGAGCGAAATCAGCTTCAAACACAGTCTGCAACTGTAGCTGATAGGGAGCAGGCAAACAAACACTTCAGACAACCACATGCTGTGGGTGGTTTGCGAATTAATGGCGCAACAGCGGGTTGGAAATCGTTCCGGTCGTATCGAACCAAGAGCTGTAAAACGAAGACCGAAACCCTATCCATTACTTGTTGTGCCAAGAGGTCAGGCGAGGGAACACGTGAAAAAATATGGGCATCCGAAGAAGCTTAAGTAAGTGCCATTCGTATCTGGCACTACTTTTTCAATTCCAACGAATCACGACGAGCAACTAAGGTGGGACAATCCACCCACCTCAAAGAACTCCGGCGGTTTCAACCTATAGTATTTATCTTCCACGTCCTTCGACTGCTCTTCATATGGCTGCGTCATCACGTCCTGAAGTTCTCGAATTAGAGAATAATTTCCCACAGCTGCTTGCTGATATGCCGGCACAACAAACCACTCTCGCAAAATGTACTTTGGGTTTACAAGCTTCATCTGCCTAGAAGTTTCCTCACTGGAACTGCTGAGAAGTGTTTTCCACTTCGCGAGCCACGCTGCCCAACGCTTATCTATCTCTTTGGTGGGAGTATCATGCGCCGCGTTATTGTAGAAGCTTTTCTTGAGTGAGCCAATGTCGTCGGGTACCGACGAGAGCTCGCGGAAGAAAATAGTGTAATCGACAGGCGTTTGCACCATGAGTGTTCCTAGCTCGCTGAGTAGTGCGCTGCAAAGTGCCTTATGAGACGCTGTTTTCAAATTACTAAGACCCAGCTTGGCGGCCCACATCTTTTCCATTTGCGTTTCCATAACTTTCGAGAATCCACTTTGAATCTCGTCGAGCTTTAGCAAATAGTCCTGATGCGATGCCAGCAAAGGCCGCAACGACGAACAAAACATATCGAAATTGCTTTGCGCTGCGTTTGGTTGATTCATGAACGAGAAGTGATGACCGCCTCCCGTCCAAGGCTGATAATGGGGGTTAAACACATCGCAAAAGCCGAAGGGGCCATAATCAAGTGTAAAACCACCGACTGCACAGTTGTCGCTGTTGAAGTTACCCTGGCAGAAGCCGACGCGGATCCAGTTCGCCACCAATGACGTGAGGCGGCTACGAAACTCGCGTGCCAGCAACATCAATTTATCGGGAGTTGTGAATTGCTTATTGACAACGTCAGCGTACTCACGATCAATCAAGTGCAGCACAATCTTCTCCAGTTCTTCCAGCGCTTTCGGATGTTCGTTTTTACGGGTACGGCGAGCGAAAAGTTCAAGTTGGCCGACGCGAATGAACGACGGCGCGACTCGTGTCGATATGGCGACAGCCTCAGATATAAGCATGTCAGGATTCTCCGAGCGCGAACCCTCCGAGTACCACGGTCGCTTTACCTTCTCCGTTTTTGAAACGTACAAACTCAAAGACCGCGATGTCGGCACGCCCAGTACGTGCATGTGCTCCTGAGCCAAGAACTCGCGGATACTCGACCGCAAGACAGCGCGACCGTCTGCGCCGCGGCAATATGGCGTGCGGCCGCCACCTTTCAGCTGCATCTCCCAGCGTCGACCGTTGATGACGGCCTCAAGCACAGAAACTGCACGACCGTCTCCATATCCGTTGCCAGTTTGGAACGGACACTGCTGGATGTATTCAGTGCCGTAAATGGAAAGTGCGTACCCACTCGCCCAACCGACCTTGCGCATCGGCTCTGGAACCTGAGAGATGTCGCCGGAGAACATGCGGACGAAATCGGAGGACTCTGCCATGCTGTCGGCAAAGCCAAGCTCGGAAAAAAAGTTTTTGCTGTGAGCTACATACTCAGGGTCTATGATTGGAGTCGGCTTGACGGGGACATAATGTCCCGTAAAGACTTGTCGCGGCGCGTGGTCGTCACCGTTTTTTGTCGCGTCAGGGTCACAGTTGAGCGTGTCCATGAGAGAATAGTTTGCCAACTTCGCAAGATCCTGGAGCATCGATATAGTCGAGGAGGCTTTCTGGGGCAGTCGGTTTGTCATAATTGTTTATGCCAAGGCTCGTTAAGATAAATTCCAATACTTTGTATCTGATCCCGTTATTTGTCTAGATATCTGTACTTTCACCAAGTTATAACGATTCAGCTCAGGCGTCTACCTGAGTGGCTTGTATGGTTTCATATCCCTGTTTTTCAAAATTTATTCTTTGCTAAAGTGAAGCACGTGGACATCAGTAACTAGTTACCGGAGGATTAGTCCGATGCGCGCCAGGTACTTTGATACTGTAAACAAGCCTGGACGCTTCTCCGACCCGATTTTTGTTTCGAACAGTCGGATGGGCTTCGAGCCCGAATTTAGCAAGTAAGGAACACTATGACAAACAAAAATGAGAAAACGTGCATCGATGTGGGTAAATTCCAACTGGATATTTATCTGAGGGAGCGCCATAAACATTTTACGGCTATTTGCAGAATGAGGTTGGATTGATAGCCGACAGTCTTGATCGCTGAATTTGATCAACTGGTTGGTATTTGACTTTCGGATATCTTTTGGCTTGGTTGATTAGAGATTGATCGTATTGTTACGGCCGATTCTGTTGAAAAAGTCCCCTGACATTCGGCTCCCACCGTAGTAAAATACCGCCAACAGCCATTCAATCATGAGGTGACGCCATGATGGGACAACAATCCGGGATTCAGGAGCAGTTGTTTTTCTGTTTCAGTCTCGAAAACCACATTCCCAAAGATCATCTGCTTCGAGGCATTAATCATTTTCTCGACCTAGGTGATTTTCGTCAGCAATTGGCGGAGCATTACAGCCCTATCGGTCGGCCATCGATTGCACCCGAACTGATGATCCGCATGTTGATTCTCGGCTATTGTTTTGGCATTCGTTCCGAACGTCGTCTGTGTGAAGAAGTGCATGTCAACTTGGCTTATCGTTGGTTTTGCAAACTGGATTTAGACGATCCCGTGCCGGATCATTCCACCTTTTCCAAGAATCGCCTGGGCCGTTTTCGGGACAGTCAGGCTTTTCGGCTAGTGTTTGAAACGGTCCTGAAACGATGCATGGCAGAAGGTCTGGTGCGTGGCGAGGGTTTTGCCACCGACGCCAGCATCATCAAAGCCGATGCCCAACGGCAACGTCGAGTTGAAAGTGGTGATGACATTGATTGGGGTGATCCTGACCAAGCCACACTGCCGGTTCGTGAATATCTCGCGGCACTAGAAGAAACGAATGATCCCAAAGAATCCACTCGGACTCTTTCACTGACTGATCCGTCGGCTACCTGGACGGCCGCACCCGGTGGTCCAGCATTCTTTGCCTATTCAACCAATTACTTGATCGACTTGGAAGCCGGCATCATCCTCGACGTAGAAGCCTCAGCGGTCAATAAAGCGGCCGAAGTGGAGGCGACTCGGACCATGATTGATCGGGTAGAAGAGACGTTTGGTTTGAAACCCGAACGTTTGGTGGGTGATACCAACTATGGTTCAGCCGCCATGCTCGGATGGTTGGTCGATGAAAAAAACATAGAACCGCATGTACCCGTATTTGATAAGTCAGAACGCACCGATGGCACTTTTGGCCGCTCTGACTTTACCTATGATGCGGAGAATAATCAGTATATCTATCCAGCGGGTAAGTGTCTGAAACCCGCTTGGCGCAGCAAACAGAAAAACCCTTATCGCTATCGCGCCAGCCAATTGGATTGCCAAGCCTGTCCGCTCAAAGCGCGGTGTTGTCCTAACATGGCTAATCGTCAAATCGATCGAAGCCCCCACGAATCGGCCCGTGATGTCGCTCGTGCCATTACCAAAACCGATGCTTATCAGCAGTCACGCAAGGAGCGCAAGAAGGTGGAAATGCTGTTTGCCCATCTCAAGCGCATCTTAAAAATGGACAAGCTACGGTTACGAGGCTTCAGTAATGCCAAAGATGAGTTTCTATTGGCGGCGACGGCCCAAAATCTAAGGCGAATGGCCAAGAGGTTGGCAATAAATGAACCAGTAAACCAATTAATACCCGCATAACGGCAATAGAAGTCGTATTCATGCACCAAAAAGCAAAAAACTCACCTGCCAGCTGCTGAAAAACCACGGCAATCAATCAAAACGCCCTTCCGCTTAACTCTCAAAAAACCGACTTTTTCAACAGAATCGGCCATAACCGGCCGTTGAGGATGCCGGCGAAATTTTCGATACCAAAGTTGAGCAAATGACAGCTTTTCGGCAAGCAACCTTGAGTCGTCTTTGGCTCGAACAGGCCATAAGCGGTCAGAGAGAATAAGTTATTGTTTTGGGTATGTACGAGCAACTTACTCAAAAGCGGCCACTCACGCATATGATCCAAAGCCTAAACCTCAGTTTGCTCTGAAAGCTCCAGTGGGTCATCCACCTCAATACCCAAATTTCGAACTATGCTTTCTAATTTCGTATAGTCGAGTAATAACTGCACCACTCGCAGATTTTTTGTTTTCCGATAGACCAACGTTGCTGTTAATGGCCAATAAAACTGAGCCAAAAATGGCCATTAATTTTCCATCATAAGGTTTAAACCAACGGCTTCAGCTGGTTAGCTTTAGCTACAAACCTTTCTGATGCTTAGGTGAAAAGCTGGTTTAGAAAGCGCTACATTGGCATGAATACGGCTTTTTGTGGATTACAGATTAAGCAAAAGTTGATCAACAAAAGTTGATGTGCAACAGAATCTATCCATAATTTTGATGCCTAACGACGCGTCGTTCAGTCGACGCGTATCCGGCTTTCAGTCCGTTATTCAAACCCACCTGCTTTAGCAGAGGGTTGTTTAGTGATCTCTCCCGCTTCTTGTTTCCTGATGTAATTTCTAGCCATTTCATTCAAACCTACCGTTATCACAGAGTAACCTCTGGCCTAAAAATTATCATCTGTGAAATTTTTGGTCCCTCTGAAATTTCTCACTATCGCAATTGCACTTTTCCCTTTTGTAAACTCCATCACGTTACCGTGAAAGTATATTAGTTGTGTAAGCGCAATAAATTCGCCCGGCGACATTGCTTTGATGGTGGGGGCGAGTGATCTTTAAACATTATGGATTAGGATACAGATTACTCAGGTGCAATATATGAACCTGTTCCACCATCAGGTTCCCTTCCGCTACTTAGCATCCTTTCTGCTTCGCCAGTTTGTGAAAAACTTTATCCAAATGCTTTCGCAAAGAGCCGCAAAGTTGAAATATCAACACCACATCAACAGCAGATGCTGAAAAATCAACAGTTATGAAGTAATAAAATGTGAATTACTTCAAATAAATCACTAACTTAAGTGTTTGGCACTAAAAATGCAAAAGTCAGGATAGAAGGCCTGTGGTTTCAGTCCTCAAAACTTTTTGGCTTACTTAGAAATTAAGGGTGATTTTATGAAAAAACTATATCAGTTAGCAGCATTAGCTTCGCTGACGTTGGTCGCAGGTCAGGCATCGGCGACGCTGGTCAACGGTAAGACGTCCGGGCAACCATCATCGGTGGTGTTAGGTGTAGTCGACCGGGATCAAAACAGCGCGAATTTTGGTTATACGTTTGTTGCCGATACCGGATTGAACTATTCCGACTTTGTTAATGGCAAAGTGACTTCCGAGCAAAATTGGGACTTAACAAAAATACCCGCCTTCGCCAGTTTCATAGGCAGTACAAATCTTCAATATTCGATTGTGGGTGCTTACTCGTTACAAGCTTCTGGTGCTACACGAAACTTGAATAGAGATGCCGCCACTTTTGGTGATCCTGCCGATACCCAATGGGGTGTAGTGACTTTAAGTCAGTCAGCGGGTGATTTTAATCTGGGAAAAAACAATCTTATTGAAGCTGCCGGCCAGCAAACCGGATCAACCGGCCGAGTTAATTCATGGATTAATGACATCTTATCTAAGGGAATTACCACTAACGGTGTCCTTGCACCTGAAGGAACGGATTCTTTCTTCGATCTTTACTTTACTCTAGGTTCAGCTTCTCTTTTTGCAAACCAAATCTTCAGTCTTGATGAAACTGCGCCGTTCTGGTGGATCAGCGACCCAAATATCGGAACTTCCAATGCGCTACCTAAAATTGCTCAAGAATTGTGGTCGTTTAAGCTGACCAGTGATTATCAATTGGCTTACGCACCCGCACCTGCTGCAGTGCCTTTGCCAGCCGCCGTCTGGCTTTTCGGAACGGCGCTGGCAGGTTTATTGGGCTTGGGTCGCCGTAAAGCCGGACTGGCAACAGCCGCCTGATGTTCCAGGAGCGGAGTCAAGTCCGCTCCTTCTTCTATGAATTTCAGCCGGGCGCAACGCTTCCGGTAACACAATCGCAAACGGAGTTTTACTATGAAAACCAGCTTTTCTTTTAACAAGATTGCTACGGCAGTCGCTTTACTGGTGGGCGCCCATTCTGCGCAAGCCTTGACGCCCTGGACAGACGGTGCGCCGGATATCGTTATCTATACCTCGGGTGGCGCAGCGCAAGACAGAGCCATCGACTTGGCTGTAGAAAGTGCACTCGTTGAACCTGGAACTTCAGATTGGTTCAGTGACGTGACTTCAGCCACCGGGCAAAGGGGTTCGCGCTGGCGTACTTATTATTTCCGGGGTAAAAGCACGTTGGGTGCCGGTCTGGCTGGCGCCAAAATCGCGCTGGAGAAACGTTCTTACGGTGCTGCAGGTTACGGGGTTGTGCCGTTGTTGGCCAATAACGGCAATGGACTCCCTTTGGAGCATTTGAACATCGTCGGTTTGCCTCAATCAGCGTGGACCTCCGATGGGTCTAAACGCTGGGTTGCCACGATCAATGCCGGTAATGCAACTACTTATTTGACCAAAGCCACTTCCGATGGCGGATTTTTAGGTGTAGACCCTGAAATTTTGCTGAAACCGGGTACTGAAAATTATCCCGAACAGGTCAATGAATTCACAACCGGTTCGCCGGAAGCGAATTGGCCGACAAACCTAAGAACCGTTCCAAGATCTGGTGCCAATGGCTTCAATGTCGTTGCGACCGGGGGGCTCGTTTACGGTATTGGTGTGACTCAAGACTTGTATAAGGTTTTACAGGCAGCTCAGGTAAAAGCCGGTAAATTGCCTGCCGACGTGGTCATTGGCCGATACGACGACCGGAGCATTCCCAGTCTGAACAGAGATTTTCTGGGGTCTTTGCTAGCCGGAAAGATCAAGGCTTGGGACCAAGTCAAGATTGTCGACAAAACCGATGGTAATCAGGTCAAAAGCTTGACCGATCCAGACATCCTTGATGCTGCTGGCGTCGATGCACCTTACAAGGAGCAAGGCACCGGTGAGGAATTGACCCCTGTTGCGATAGGTCGTCGCAATCGTGGTGCAGCGATTGGTGCGGTTGCCTACGCCAAGCTACTGCACTACCCCGCGCTAAAAAGCACCAATATTCCGGCACCAACAACCGAAAATGATGCGGATGAAGAAGAGTTTACATTGCCCATTGCTAAATCACCCGGGGGCGTCAACGGCACCATCGCCTTGCTGACTGACTGGCAAAACGGTACCAATAATACCGGTTTTAACAACGTTCCGGACGGTGCAGGCTTTGCCAAACGCTGGGGCTTTGCAGTCAACAGTGGCGACCGTAACGCCGGTGTGACGGCTAATGGAACCGGTGGCGAGCCTTGGCGTTATATCAAGATCGACGGATATGCGCCGACGTTGGCGAACGTGGCTTCAGGCTCTTATCCGTATTGGGCGGAAGGCGTGGTCTTGTACCGCAACTTCAAACCGTCTGATGCCCAATGGAGTTTGAAAACACGGGTATTGAAAGCCTTTGCCGACGATTTGGGTAGCCCAACCATTGCTGCTGCCGCCAATGCCAACGCGAACCTGGCTTTCGGCCGTTCCGGCATCTTTGCCACAACCCGTGATCCGCGCGGCTTTACTTCTAGCATCCCCTTCAATGACAACAACCCTGTCGTGCCGTTTACACACAATAACGCCGGCATAACCAGTTTGGAAATCGTACCGGTCGTTGATGAAAATGCGAACGATGGTTTTGTCAATGTCGAGTTGAGATAAGCAAGATGCCAGGGTCTCTTTCATCTCGCAGAGTGACATTGCAATCATTTGACGAGTCGATGCTGATGAACATGAAAGGATACCGGAGTAAACAATGAACTAGGGAAATTACTTTAATCATGGATGTGTCGGGTGTTTGTGTATAAGCAATTATCCGGCAAAAAAAAGTTGAAATCCCGGTGGTTTAACCCTCCGGGATTTCGGCATTTTACGAACTATCAAATTTTATTTTGGAATGACAAACAATCGATGAATCGATTCGTGCCCGCAGTTTTGATAATGAGTAGCTTTGTTTTGAGCACCGCCCCCGTATTTTCACAGGAGCCTGATTCGAATCAAGAAGATGCCTCCAACCCGCCGACGAGTGAGGAAGCTTTCGACTTGATGGTACTGCAGGTCGACGGAAATACAGTACTGGATCAACAAGTGATAGAAAAAACCGTTTACCCCTTTCTTGGACCCGGTAAGTCAATAGACGATGTCGAAAAAGCGCGTCAGACACTGGAAGAAAAATACCGCGAACAGGGATATCCGACTGCGCTGGTTGAAATTCCGGAACAGGATGTCGTAGACGGCTTGGTCCGTCTCAACGTCGTCGAAGGTTCGATCGAGCGCTTGAAAATAACCGGCTCGCGTTATTACTCCTTGGGCAGTATTCGCGAAAAAGTACCCTCGTTGACCAAAGGGCAGGTGCCGTATATGCCAGCCGTGCAAGAACAGATTAGCGCATTGAGTGAGGAATCGGCTGACCGAAAAGTAACGCCGATCTTCCGGGCGGGATCAACACCTGGAAAAACCGAGGTTGAATTGCGTATCGATGATGAACTGCCGTTACACGGCAGCGTCGAGCTCAACATCAACAATCCGGAGAGTACGACCCGGCCTCGGGTGATCGGATCGATACGGTATGACAACTTATGGCAGAAATTTCACAGTGCCTCGCTGCAGTATCAGGTCTCACCGGAAAATCCGGACGAAGTCGATGTATGGTCAGGAACTTATGTCATGCCCACTGGTTTGTTTGATACCCGTTTGGCTTTCTACGGCGTCGGCATCAGTTCCAATACCGAGTTGGGTGCTTCTCTGGGCGGCCTGTCGGTAATCGGCACCGGGACGATCTTTGGTGCAAGGCTGGTCAAACCGCTGGCAACCATGGACACCTATCATCACAGCGTTACTTTGGGGTTCGACCACAAAAGCTTCGATCAAGGCGTGACGGCTCAGGGACAAGACCTGGATTCAACGCCAATTACTTATGCCCCGTTTCAAGTCGGGTATGACGGCAGTTGGCGGGGTGACGCCTATCTGACTACGCTGAATACGGCGCTCAACTTTTCTATCCGAGGCCTGGGCAACGAGCAAGAGGAGTTTGAGAATCGGCGTTTCAAGGCCCAGTCCAATTACACTTACTTGACGACTACTGTCAGACACTTGCACGAACTACCCAAGGATTTCAGATTTGCAGGCCGCCTTGCAGGGCAAAAAGCCGATTCACCTCTGATCAGTAACGAGCAATTTTCAGCGGGGGGGCAGCAAAGCGTGAGAGGTTACTATCAAACTCAGCAGTTGGGTGATGATGGTTTTAATTTATCGATTGAGTTTCAAACGCCGATTCTGAAACAAGAGGACTGGGACTTTGTACAAAATTTAAGGGCCCATATATTTTTTGATTATGCCTATTTATGGATTCAGAGCCCGTTGCCTCTCAATCCTACACATTACAAGTTGGCCGGGAGTGGCGCAGGTTTCAGGATGCAGTTGTTCAAGCATTTCGTAGGGGAATTTGATTGGGCATATCCCTGGTACCAACAGAGTACGGTCGATGTAGGCAATCAACGTGTCGATTTTCGGCTTGCTTACGAGTTCTAGTTTTAGCGGATTTCGATTCTGCAAGAGGTTCACCATGACAAACAACCTGTTATTCATTCCTTTTTTACCGGTTAGCCGTCCCAAGCCGCTGGCTTCAGCAGTACGTGCCTTGATAGCCGGTGGACTGGTGCTGGGAGTTGGCTTGGATGAGGTTCGTGCAGAACTGCCTATCCCTTTGAATGTTTCGGCCCTAGCCTCGCAGGGACAAGCGGCAGCGCAGGTCAATGGTAATACTATGACCATTAAACAAAGCACAGACCGGGCAACCCTGCAGTGGCAAAGTTTCAATATCGGCGCGCAAAATAGTGTGCATTTTGATCAACCGTCGGCATCTTCGATTGCACTGAACAATATTCACCAGGCCGACCCCAGCCGGATCATGGGATCTCTAAGTGCCAACGGACAGA comes from Methylicorpusculum oleiharenae and encodes:
- a CDS encoding DUF4400 domain-containing protein, encoding MPRNLLFSLLIWLLEIVVVAGFVSDDWTRQFQLEEDQRLLDYFGTQKAREIQATSQYWFDRLFVQTGIRPSVYHYFIPTEHERQLSKGFEDVGRYDLFPFIQSRLDVLWDTVYQMIKRFITACIWCPFLLVALLPFVIDGLIRRKISQTNFDYPSPMAHRYSLYALLAACYLLFISLTLPFAIPPQALPIGVLIVAYAVHVLLANTQKRV
- a CDS encoding DUF6794 domain-containing protein is translated as MKTQGLTPQREGLQLPVTVSAMIEPLLLILSDADQSPLAVKPEHELVDYHLNLGPAIRNAWLYALGNRLLQDCGERHPEDESAVIIHALWKKL
- a CDS encoding M90 family metallopeptidase, translated to MNFFKRAKTRTILHRHPIEQAVWHAVTENLDVLQGLSAVEKAHLRELSTLFLQEKTIIGVNLSITDNMRVTLAVHACLPVLHLGLSLLSGWSDLLIYPSAFHVARDEKDADGIVHHQDRILSGEAWSRGPVILSWEDIEWDIKEGHHGHSVIIHEIAHKLDILNGSCNGMPPLHVAMSIPDWTQTLSAAYQQLEQSLMNERPTTVNSYAASSPAEFFAVFSEYFFTAPQVIYMHFSDVYEQLQLYYRQDPLNRRQSDM
- a CDS encoding protein adenylyltransferase SelO — protein: MDTLNCDPDATKNGDDHAPRQVFTGHYVPVKPTPIIDPEYVAHSKNFFSELGFADSMAESSDFVRMFSGDISQVPEPMRKVGWASGYALSIYGTEYIQQCPFQTGNGYGDGRAVSVLEAVINGRRWEMQLKGGGRTPYCRGADGRAVLRSSIREFLAQEHMHVLGVPTSRSLSLYVSKTEKVKRPWYSEGSRSENPDMLISEAVAISTRVAPSFIRVGQLELFARRTRKNEHPKALEELEKIVLHLIDREYADVVNKQFTTPDKLMLLAREFRSRLTSLVANWIRVGFCQGNFNSDNCAVGGFTLDYGPFGFCDVFNPHYQPWTGGGHHFSFMNQPNAAQSNFDMFCSSLRPLLASHQDYLLKLDEIQSGFSKVMETQMEKMWAAKLGLSNLKTASHKALCSALLSELGTLMVQTPVDYTIFFRELSSVPDDIGSLKKSFYNNAAHDTPTKEIDKRWAAWLAKWKTLLSSSSEETSRQMKLVNPKYILREWFVVPAYQQAAVGNYSLIRELQDVMTQPYEEQSKDVEDKYYRLKPPEFFEVGGLSHLSCSS
- a CDS encoding transposase, with the protein product MMGQQSGIQEQLFFCFSLENHIPKDHLLRGINHFLDLGDFRQQLAEHYSPIGRPSIAPELMIRMLILGYCFGIRSERRLCEEVHVNLAYRWFCKLDLDDPVPDHSTFSKNRLGRFRDSQAFRLVFETVLKRCMAEGLVRGEGFATDASIIKADAQRQRRVESGDDIDWGDPDQATLPVREYLAALEETNDPKESTRTLSLTDPSATWTAAPGGPAFFAYSTNYLIDLEAGIILDVEASAVNKAAEVEATRTMIDRVEETFGLKPERLVGDTNYGSAAMLGWLVDEKNIEPHVPVFDKSERTDGTFGRSDFTYDAENNQYIYPAGKCLKPAWRSKQKNPYRYRASQLDCQACPLKARCCPNMANRQIDRSPHESARDVARAITKTDAYQQSRKERKKVEMLFAHLKRILKMDKLRLRGFSNAKDEFLLAATAQNLRRMAKRLAINEPVNQLIPA
- a CDS encoding ShlB/FhaC/HecB family hemolysin secretion/activation protein translates to MSSFVLSTAPVFSQEPDSNQEDASNPPTSEEAFDLMVLQVDGNTVLDQQVIEKTVYPFLGPGKSIDDVEKARQTLEEKYREQGYPTALVEIPEQDVVDGLVRLNVVEGSIERLKITGSRYYSLGSIREKVPSLTKGQVPYMPAVQEQISALSEESADRKVTPIFRAGSTPGKTEVELRIDDELPLHGSVELNINNPESTTRPRVIGSIRYDNLWQKFHSASLQYQVSPENPDEVDVWSGTYVMPTGLFDTRLAFYGVGISSNTELGASLGGLSVIGTGTIFGARLVKPLATMDTYHHSVTLGFDHKSFDQGVTAQGQDLDSTPITYAPFQVGYDGSWRGDAYLTTLNTALNFSIRGLGNEQEEFENRRFKAQSNYTYLTTTVRHLHELPKDFRFAGRLAGQKADSPLISNEQFSAGGQQSVRGYYQTQQLGDDGFNLSIEFQTPILKQEDWDFVQNLRAHIFFDYAYLWIQSPLPLNPTHYKLAGSGAGFRMQLFKHFVGEFDWAYPWYQQSTVDVGNQRVDFRLAYEF